Proteins encoded in a region of the Raphanus sativus cultivar WK10039 chromosome 8, ASM80110v3, whole genome shotgun sequence genome:
- the LOC108821741 gene encoding probable CDP-diacylglycerol--inositol 3-phosphatidyltransferase 2, which produces MASKKQRPAKLSVYLYIPNIVGYMRVLLNCIAFAVCFSNKTLFSLLYFFSFCCDAVDGWCARKFNQVSTFGAVLDMVTDRVSTACLLVILSQIYRPSLVFLSLLALDIASHWLQMYSTFLSGKTSHKDVKDSTSWLFRLYYGNRMFMGYCCVSCEVLYIILFLIAKNHTENLMNVLVESLTQFSPLFLLLALSIFGWSIKQIINVIQMKTAADVCVQYDIEKQHKP; this is translated from the exons atGGCTAGTAAGAAGCAGAGACCAGCCAAGCTCTCTGTCTACCTTTACATTCCCAATATCGTTG GGTACATGAGAGTTCTCTTGAATTGCATTGCCTTTGCTGTGTGCTTCTCCAACAAGACGCTCTTCTCCCTCTTGTACTTTTTCAG TTTTTGTTGCGATGCTGTTGATGGATGGTGCGCTCGTAAATTCAACCAAG TTTCTACATTTGGAGCTGTTCTTGACATGGTCACAGACAG AGTCAGCACAGCGTGTCTTCTCGTGATTCTCTCCCAAATATACAG GCCTAGCTTGGTTTTCCTCTCTCTTCTGGCCTTAGATATTGCTAGTCACTGGCTGCAAATGTACAG TACATTTCTATCAGGGAAGACCAGCCATAAGGATGTGAAAGATAGCACGAGCTGGCTGTTTAGACTATACTATGGTAACCGGATGTTCATGGGTTATTGCTGTGTTTCCTGCGAG GTTCTTTACATAATCCTCTTTCTTATAGCAAAGAACCATACTGAAAATCTGATGAAC GTACTAGTTGAATCATTGACACAGTTTTCACCGCTCTTTTTACTCTTGGCTTTGAGTATATTTGGTTGGTCGATCAAGCAGATCATCAATGTGATTCAG ATGAAAACGGCTGCAGATGTTTGTGTCCAGTATGACATAGAGAAGCAGCATAAGCCCTGA
- the LOC130498817 gene encoding leucine-rich repeat extensin-like protein 2 isoform X1, translating to MDFFGSNKAKKDGKRSGLFGKKSASKSNPATPPHPAAGRSPPPSYLSNKRAETEYDFPINREQRTYPKQPASERVPNSHPRPPVYGYGTVLYYPERRERKERMSYEPETNAPSSPFPPSGNRTPERRRDSSEYSREQRDRMYEADTRSNASPFHPFKSPSPSPYHTPDRRREHDTDHYEAMYEPEANTMFQNRAPGSPFHKAGNRSPSPYRTPDRQQFEDLYEQDGDVTPRNSSPPSPFHPAANRSPPPQSYRTPDRHRNHPDDEQDGQVTPRNSSPPSPFHPSATRSPPPQPYRTPDRRSNEQTEAMYEPDGYVMRQESPPRSPVHGAYYSSSDDDNHSTYLFPEIGTPARSFPVSANSTPVHHNYQIIAAETYKQEKQYEPPELADESQSFSLQEIAKMRGLKEESQSMISESYVSVANYRVKSSVAETLQAIIDKHGDIAASSKLRSNVTRSYYLESLAAVVMELRTTGLRDLTKTRVAEMAAVVKDMESVKIDASWLRKAVDELGEAVECAGEYEAAKAEREACERDLKARKGEMEEMREELGKREKEIRECRERVTAVAGKLGQLEMKGSRLEKNLEVFHSKVDKFQGEAVLLHV from the exons ATGGACTTCTTCGGTTCaaacaaagcaaagaaagaTGGAAAACGCTCAG GACTGTTCGGGAAGAAAAGTGCCAGCAAGAGCAATCCGGCGACCCCTCCTCATCCCGCCGCTGGTAGATCTCCGCCACCTTCGTATCTCTCCAACAAAAGAGCTGAGACAGAGTACGATTTCCCTATCAACCGTGAACAAAGAACATACCCGAAACAACCTGCGTCTGAACGCGTCCCCAACTCCCACCCTAGGCCTCCTGTGTACGGATATGGCACGGTACTCTATTAC CCTGAACGCAGAGAAAGAAAGGAGAGGATGAGTTATGAACCAGAGACTAACGCTCCTTCAAGCCCCTTTCCTCCTTCTGGAAACCGCACG CCTGAACGTCGTAGAGATTCAAGCGAGTATAGCCGAGAACAACGAGATCGAATGTATGAGGCAGATACCCGAAGCAATGCAAGCCCATTTCACCCTTTCAAAAGCCCTTCTCCATCTCCATACCACACG CCTGATCGCCGCAGAGAGCACGACACAGACCACTACGAGGCAATGTACGAGCCTGAGGCCAATACCATGTTTCAGAACAGAGCTCCTGGGAGCCCATTTCATAAAGCAGGAAACCGCTCTCCATCTCCATATAGAACT CCGGATCGTCAGCAATTTGAAGACCTGTACGAGCAAGACGGCGATGTAACACCAAGAAACAGCTCTCCACCGAGCCCCTTTCATCCAGCAGCTAATAGATCACCACCACCACAATCATACAGAACA CCTGATCGCCATAGAAACCACCCTGATGATGAGCAAGACGGCCAAGTAACACCACGAAACAGCTCTCCACCAAGTCCCTTCCATCCATCTGCAACTCGTTCGCCACCACCGCAACCATACAGAACG CCTGACCGTCGCAGCAATGAGCAGACGGAAGCAATGTATGAGCCAGATGGGTACGTAATGCGGCAGGAGAGCCCTCCTCGGAGTCCAGTTCATGGAGCATACTACTCATCCAGTGATGACGATAACCACTCCACCTACCTCTTCCCAGAAATTGGCACCCCTGCTCGTTCCTTCCCAGTCTCCGCCAACAGCACC CCGGTTCACCACAACTACCAGATCATTGCGGCCGAGACCTACAAGCAAGAGAAGCAGTACGAGCCGCCGGAGCTGGCGGACGAGTCACAGAGCTTCTCGCTGCAGGAGATCGCCAAGATGCGAGGACTCAAGGAAGAGAGCCAATCGATGATCTCCGAGTCCTACGTATCCGTCGCGAACTACAGAGTCAAATCGAGCGTCGCGGAGACGCTCCAGGCGATCATCGACAAGCACGGAGACATCGCCGCCTCCTCGAAGCTCCGGTCCAACGTGACGAGGTCGTACTACCTGGAATCCCTAGCCGCGGTGGTGATGGAGCTGAGGACGACGGGGCTGAGGGATCTGACGAAGACGAGAGTGGCGGAGATGGCGGCGGTGGTGAAGGACATGGAGTCGGTGAAGATCGACGCGTCGTGGCTGAGGAAGGCGGTGGATGAGCTGGGGGAGGCGGTGGAGTGCGCGGGGGAGTACGAGGCGGCGAAGGCGGAGAGGGAGGCGTGCGAGAGGGATCTGAAGGCGAGGAAGGGGGAGATGGAGGAGATGAGGGAGGAGCTGGGGAAGAGGGAGAAGGAGATCAGGGAGTGCAGAGAGAGAGTGACGGCGGTGGCGGGAAAGCTTGGGCAGTTAGAGATGAAGGGATCGAGATTGGAGAAGAATCTGGAGGTGTTTCACTCTAAGGTCGATAAGTTCCAAGGAGAAGCTGTCCTTCTCCACGTTTGA
- the LOC108818863 gene encoding heavy metal-associated isoprenylated plant protein 26 yields MGVLDHVSEMFDCSHGHKIKKRRQLQTVEIKVKMDCEGCERKVRRSVEGMKGVSSVSLEPKAHKVTVVGYVDPNKVVARMAHRTGKKVEIWPYVPYDVVAHPYASGVYDKKAPSGYVRRADDPGVSQLARASSTEVRYTTAFSDENPAACVVM; encoded by the exons ATGGGTGTTCTTGATCATGTCTCTGAAATGTTTGATTGCTCTCATGGTCACAAAATTAAAAAGCGCAGACAGTTGCAG ACGGTGGAGATCAAAGTGAAGATGGACTGCGAAGGCTGCGAGCGCAAAGTGCGGCGGTCGGTGGAAGGCATGAAGGGTGTCTCGTCTGTGTCTCTGGAGCCCAAAGCTCACAAAGTCACTGTGGTCGGCTACGTCGATCCAAACAAGGTGGTGGCCCGTATGGCTCACAGGACAGGCAAGAAGGTTGAGATCTGGCCTTATGTGCCCTATGACGTCGTGGCTCATCCTTACGCATCCGGAGTCTACGACAAGAAGGCACCCTCGGGCTATGTGCGAAGAGCGGATGACCCTGGAGTTTCGCAGCTGGCTCGTGCTAGCTCCACCGAGGTCCGCTACACTACTGCTTTTAGCGATGAGAATCCAGCGGCTTGCGTGGTCATGTGA
- the LOC130498817 gene encoding leucine-rich repeat extensin-like protein 2 isoform X2: MDFFGSNKAKKDGKRSGLFGKKSASKSNPATPPHPAAGRSPPPSYLSNKRAETEYDFPINREQRTYPKQPASERVPNSHPRPPVYGYGTPERRERKERMSYEPETNAPSSPFPPSGNRTPERRRDSSEYSREQRDRMYEADTRSNASPFHPFKSPSPSPYHTPDRRREHDTDHYEAMYEPEANTMFQNRAPGSPFHKAGNRSPSPYRTPDRQQFEDLYEQDGDVTPRNSSPPSPFHPAANRSPPPQSYRTPDRHRNHPDDEQDGQVTPRNSSPPSPFHPSATRSPPPQPYRTPDRRSNEQTEAMYEPDGYVMRQESPPRSPVHGAYYSSSDDDNHSTYLFPEIGTPARSFPVSANSTPVHHNYQIIAAETYKQEKQYEPPELADESQSFSLQEIAKMRGLKEESQSMISESYVSVANYRVKSSVAETLQAIIDKHGDIAASSKLRSNVTRSYYLESLAAVVMELRTTGLRDLTKTRVAEMAAVVKDMESVKIDASWLRKAVDELGEAVECAGEYEAAKAEREACERDLKARKGEMEEMREELGKREKEIRECRERVTAVAGKLGQLEMKGSRLEKNLEVFHSKVDKFQGEAVLLHV, from the exons ATGGACTTCTTCGGTTCaaacaaagcaaagaaagaTGGAAAACGCTCAG GACTGTTCGGGAAGAAAAGTGCCAGCAAGAGCAATCCGGCGACCCCTCCTCATCCCGCCGCTGGTAGATCTCCGCCACCTTCGTATCTCTCCAACAAAAGAGCTGAGACAGAGTACGATTTCCCTATCAACCGTGAACAAAGAACATACCCGAAACAACCTGCGTCTGAACGCGTCCCCAACTCCCACCCTAGGCCTCCTGTGTACGGATATGGCACG CCTGAACGCAGAGAAAGAAAGGAGAGGATGAGTTATGAACCAGAGACTAACGCTCCTTCAAGCCCCTTTCCTCCTTCTGGAAACCGCACG CCTGAACGTCGTAGAGATTCAAGCGAGTATAGCCGAGAACAACGAGATCGAATGTATGAGGCAGATACCCGAAGCAATGCAAGCCCATTTCACCCTTTCAAAAGCCCTTCTCCATCTCCATACCACACG CCTGATCGCCGCAGAGAGCACGACACAGACCACTACGAGGCAATGTACGAGCCTGAGGCCAATACCATGTTTCAGAACAGAGCTCCTGGGAGCCCATTTCATAAAGCAGGAAACCGCTCTCCATCTCCATATAGAACT CCGGATCGTCAGCAATTTGAAGACCTGTACGAGCAAGACGGCGATGTAACACCAAGAAACAGCTCTCCACCGAGCCCCTTTCATCCAGCAGCTAATAGATCACCACCACCACAATCATACAGAACA CCTGATCGCCATAGAAACCACCCTGATGATGAGCAAGACGGCCAAGTAACACCACGAAACAGCTCTCCACCAAGTCCCTTCCATCCATCTGCAACTCGTTCGCCACCACCGCAACCATACAGAACG CCTGACCGTCGCAGCAATGAGCAGACGGAAGCAATGTATGAGCCAGATGGGTACGTAATGCGGCAGGAGAGCCCTCCTCGGAGTCCAGTTCATGGAGCATACTACTCATCCAGTGATGACGATAACCACTCCACCTACCTCTTCCCAGAAATTGGCACCCCTGCTCGTTCCTTCCCAGTCTCCGCCAACAGCACC CCGGTTCACCACAACTACCAGATCATTGCGGCCGAGACCTACAAGCAAGAGAAGCAGTACGAGCCGCCGGAGCTGGCGGACGAGTCACAGAGCTTCTCGCTGCAGGAGATCGCCAAGATGCGAGGACTCAAGGAAGAGAGCCAATCGATGATCTCCGAGTCCTACGTATCCGTCGCGAACTACAGAGTCAAATCGAGCGTCGCGGAGACGCTCCAGGCGATCATCGACAAGCACGGAGACATCGCCGCCTCCTCGAAGCTCCGGTCCAACGTGACGAGGTCGTACTACCTGGAATCCCTAGCCGCGGTGGTGATGGAGCTGAGGACGACGGGGCTGAGGGATCTGACGAAGACGAGAGTGGCGGAGATGGCGGCGGTGGTGAAGGACATGGAGTCGGTGAAGATCGACGCGTCGTGGCTGAGGAAGGCGGTGGATGAGCTGGGGGAGGCGGTGGAGTGCGCGGGGGAGTACGAGGCGGCGAAGGCGGAGAGGGAGGCGTGCGAGAGGGATCTGAAGGCGAGGAAGGGGGAGATGGAGGAGATGAGGGAGGAGCTGGGGAAGAGGGAGAAGGAGATCAGGGAGTGCAGAGAGAGAGTGACGGCGGTGGCGGGAAAGCTTGGGCAGTTAGAGATGAAGGGATCGAGATTGGAGAAGAATCTGGAGGTGTTTCACTCTAAGGTCGATAAGTTCCAAGGAGAAGCTGTCCTTCTCCACGTTTGA
- the LOC108821735 gene encoding leucine-rich repeat extensin-like protein 2 isoform X1, producing MDFFGSNKAKKDGKRSGLFGKKSASKSNPATPPHPAAGRSPPPSYLSNKRAETEYDFPINREQRTYPKQPASERVPNSHPRPPVYGYGTVLYYPERRERKERMSYEPETNAPSSPFPPSGNRTPERRRDSSEYSREQRDRMYEADTRSNASPFHPFKSPSPSPYHTPDRRREHDTDHYEAMYEPEANTMFQNRAPGSPFHKAGNRSPSPYRTPDRQQFEDLYEQDGDVTPRNSSPPSPFHPAANRSPPPQSYRTPDRHRNHPDDEQDGQVTPRNSSPPSPFHPSATRSPPPQPYRTPDRRSNEQTEAMYEPDGYVMRQESPPRSPVHGAYYSSSDDDNHSTYLFPEIGTPARSFPVSANSTPVHHNYQIIAAETYEQEKQYEPPELADESQSFSLQEIAKMRGLKEESQSMISESYVSVANYRVKSSVAETLQAIIDKHGDIAASSKLRSNVTRSYYLESLAAVVMELRTTGLRDLTKTRVAEMAAVVKDMESVKIDASWLRKAVDELGEAVECAGEYEAAKAEREACERDLKARKGEMEEMREELGKREKEIRECRERVTAVAGKLGQLEMKGSRLEKNLEVFHSKVDKFQGEAVLLHV from the exons ATGGACTTCTTCGGTTCaaacaaagcaaagaaagaTGGAAAACGCTCAG GACTGTTCGGGAAGAAAAGTGCCAGCAAGAGCAATCCGGCGACCCCTCCTCATCCCGCCGCTGGTAGATCTCCGCCACCTTCGTATCTCTCCAACAAAAGAGCTGAGACAGAGTACGATTTCCCTATCAACCGTGAACAAAGAACATACCCGAAACAACCTGCGTCTGAACGCGTCCCCAACTCCCACCCTAGGCCTCCTGTGTACGGATATGGCACGGTACTCTATTAC CCTGAACGCAGAGAAAGAAAGGAGAGGATGAGTTATGAACCAGAGACTAACGCTCCTTCAAGCCCCTTTCCTCCTTCTGGAAACCGCACG CCTGAACGTCGTAGAGATTCAAGCGAGTATAGCCGAGAACAACGAGATCGAATGTATGAGGCAGATACCCGAAGCAATGCAAGCCCATTTCACCCTTTCAAAAGCCCTTCTCCATCTCCATACCACACG CCTGATCGCCGCAGAGAGCACGACACAGACCACTACGAGGCAATGTACGAGCCTGAGGCCAATACCATGTTTCAGAACAGAGCTCCTGGGAGCCCATTTCATAAAGCAGGAAACCGCTCTCCATCTCCATATAGAACT CCGGATCGTCAGCAATTTGAAGACCTGTACGAGCAAGACGGCGATGTAACACCAAGAAACAGCTCTCCACCGAGCCCCTTTCATCCAGCAGCTAATAGATCACCACCACCACAATCATACAGAACA CCTGATCGCCATAGAAACCACCCTGATGATGAGCAAGACGGCCAAGTAACACCACGAAACAGCTCTCCACCAAGTCCCTTCCATCCATCTGCAACTCGTTCGCCACCACCGCAACCATACAGAACG CCTGACCGTCGCAGCAATGAGCAGACGGAAGCAATGTATGAGCCAGATGGGTACGTAATGCGGCAGGAGAGCCCTCCTCGGAGTCCAGTTCATGGAGCATACTACTCATCCAGTGATGACGATAACCACTCCACCTACCTCTTCCCAGAAATTGGCACCCCTGCTCGTTCCTTCCCAGTCTCCGCCAACAGCACC CCGGTTCACCACAACTACCAGATCATTGCGGCCGAGACCTACGAGCAAGAGAAGCAGTACGAGCCGCCGGAGCTGGCGGACGAGTCACAGAGCTTCTCGCTGCAGGAGATCGCCAAGATGCGAGGACTCAAGGAAGAGAGCCAATCGATGATCTCCGAGTCCTACGTATCCGTCGCGAACTACAGAGTCAAATCGAGCGTCGCGGAGACGCTCCAGGCGATCATCGACAAGCACGGAGACATCGCCGCCTCCTCGAAGCTCCGGTCCAACGTGACGAGGTCGTACTACCTGGAATCCCTAGCCGCGGTGGTGATGGAGCTGAGGACGACGGGGCTGAGGGATCTGACGAAGACGAGAGTGGCGGAGATGGCGGCGGTGGTGAAGGACATGGAGTCGGTGAAGATCGACGCGTCGTGGCTGAGGAAGGCGGTGGATGAGCTGGGGGAGGCGGTGGAGTGCGCGGGGGAGTACGAGGCGGCGAAGGCGGAGAGGGAGGCGTGCGAGAGGGATCTGAAGGCGAGGAAGGGGGAGATGGAGGAGATGAGGGAGGAGCTGGGGAAGAGGGAGAAGGAGATCAGGGAGTGCAGAGAGAGAGTGACGGCGGTGGCGGGAAAGCTTGGGCAGTTAGAGATGAAGGGATCGAGATTGGAGAAGAATCTGGAGGTGTTTCACTCTAAGGTCGATAAGTTCCAAGGAGAAGCTGTCCTTCTCCACGTTTGA
- the LOC130498635 gene encoding uncharacterized protein LOC130498635, with amino-acid sequence MSGKVYHDCSNAGNPYHECNDRCFEKINSGDVLKKEKKPFGFGKPAWRKQSPPPPISPLPSYYAKSMVDESDDSPSFSSSDDTFNANLLSRPPSPLHGNIPELPINWLPMSPSLSVYCNKDSFASNFDHREMTPEHPLRTHQHMPRTPESRPWTPDRRSSTTDNIISLATRPRTPEHRSNITNNEPMTPEHAHVALGPKPKTTEHRERSSRQRSKTPEPQGKYLKPRTPQTQPILKSPETPGTPEIRPNAEECRARLPDHRARNSRPGSRISQATKNHGNKTSSVYSEECTLLYPELFLPPQKKSSLKPTTVSEKISEIQSICGTEEGTQSMTSESYVSVGSYKVRASVSDTLQQILDKHGDIASGSKLESLPTRSYFLETLASVVLQLQSTPLKQLKETRVLEMLAVVEDVESVRIRAGWLREALNEILEAARCYDGHNTTVVEKGMCERDALLGRQEMEEILKEVRRKEDEVKSYRRGLTEMAGRLGDLEMKRARLERSLAFLSSKVDKFDGESVLEKLF; translated from the exons ATGTCTGGAAAAGTATATCATGATTGTTCCAACGCAGGCAATCCCTACCATGAGTGCAATGACCGATGTTTCGAGAAGATAAACTCTGGAGATGTCCtcaagaaggagaagaagcctTTTG GCTTTGGTAAGCCAGCTTGGAGAAAGCAAAGTCCTCCTCCTCCTATCAGTCCACTTCCTAGTTATTACGCAAAGAGCATGGTTGATGAATCAGATGACTCTCCTTCATTCTCATCCTCAGATGATACCTTCAACGCAAACCTTCTGTCCAGACCGCCCTCTCCTCTACATGGAAACATACCTGAATTACCCATAAATTGGCTCCCCATGTCGCCTTCTCTATCTGTGTATTGCAACAAAGACTCTTTCGCATCAAAT TTTGATCACCGTGAAATGACACCTGAACATCCTCTTAGGACACATCAACACATGCCTCGCACCCCTGAGTCTAGGCCTTGGACACCCGATCGACGGTCCAGCACCACTGATAATATCATTTCGCTAGCAACTAGACCTAGGACGCCTGAACACCGGTCCAACATCACTAATAATGAACCAATGACACCTGAACATGCGCATGTTGCTCTAGGACCTAAGCCAAAGACTACAGAACACAGGGAGAGATCCTCAAGGCAGCGGTCTAAGACTCCAGAGCCgcaagggaagtaccttaaACCTAGGACCCCACAAACTCAGCCGATACTCAAGTCACCAGAGACGCCAGGCACACCAGAAATTAGGCCAAATGCTGAAGAATGTAGAGCGAGGCTACCTGATCACAGGGCAAGAAACTCAAGACCAGGGTCAAGGATCTCCCAAGCCACCAAAAATCATGGTAATAAAACGAGTTCGGTGTACAGTGAAGAATGCACTCTACTCTATCCTGAACTCTTCTTGCCCCCTCAAAAAAAATCCTCCTTAAAACCCACAACGGTGTCTGAGAAAATATCTGAGATTCAAAGCATCTGCGGAACAGAGGAGGGGACGCAGTCAATGACGTCAGAGTCTTACGTCTCTGTAGGAAGCTACAAGGTCAGAGCGAGCGTCTCAGACACTCTGCAGCAAATCTTGGACAAGCACGGAGACATAGCCTCCGGTTCGAAACTCGAGTCCCTTCCCACGAGGTCTTACTTCCTGGAAACGCTAGCCTCAGTGGTTCTCCAACTCCAGTCTACGCCCTTGAAGCAACTAAAGGAGACGCGCGTCTTGGAAATGCTAGCGGTCGTTGAAGACGTGGAGTCTGTCAGAATCAGAGCCGGTTGGCTAAGGGAGGCTTTAAACGAGATTCTCGAAGCGGCCAGGTGCTATGATGGACATAATACGACAGTGGTGGAGAAAGGGATGTGCGAGCGGGATGCGTTGCTTGGGAGACAAGAAATGGAGGAGATACTGAAAGAGGTGAGACGGAAGGAGGATGAGGTGAAGAGTTACCGTCGAGGGTTAACGGAGATGGCAGGGCGTTTGGGAGATTTGGAGATGAAGAGAGCACGGCTGGAGAGAAGCTTGGCGTTTCTTAGCTCCAAGGTAGACAAGTTTGATGGAGAATCTGTGTTGGAGAAGCTCTTTTGA
- the LOC108821735 gene encoding leucine-rich repeat extensin-like protein 2 isoform X2 produces the protein MDFFGSNKAKKDGKRSGLFGKKSASKSNPATPPHPAAGRSPPPSYLSNKRAETEYDFPINREQRTYPKQPASERVPNSHPRPPVYGYGTPERRERKERMSYEPETNAPSSPFPPSGNRTPERRRDSSEYSREQRDRMYEADTRSNASPFHPFKSPSPSPYHTPDRRREHDTDHYEAMYEPEANTMFQNRAPGSPFHKAGNRSPSPYRTPDRQQFEDLYEQDGDVTPRNSSPPSPFHPAANRSPPPQSYRTPDRHRNHPDDEQDGQVTPRNSSPPSPFHPSATRSPPPQPYRTPDRRSNEQTEAMYEPDGYVMRQESPPRSPVHGAYYSSSDDDNHSTYLFPEIGTPARSFPVSANSTPVHHNYQIIAAETYEQEKQYEPPELADESQSFSLQEIAKMRGLKEESQSMISESYVSVANYRVKSSVAETLQAIIDKHGDIAASSKLRSNVTRSYYLESLAAVVMELRTTGLRDLTKTRVAEMAAVVKDMESVKIDASWLRKAVDELGEAVECAGEYEAAKAEREACERDLKARKGEMEEMREELGKREKEIRECRERVTAVAGKLGQLEMKGSRLEKNLEVFHSKVDKFQGEAVLLHV, from the exons ATGGACTTCTTCGGTTCaaacaaagcaaagaaagaTGGAAAACGCTCAG GACTGTTCGGGAAGAAAAGTGCCAGCAAGAGCAATCCGGCGACCCCTCCTCATCCCGCCGCTGGTAGATCTCCGCCACCTTCGTATCTCTCCAACAAAAGAGCTGAGACAGAGTACGATTTCCCTATCAACCGTGAACAAAGAACATACCCGAAACAACCTGCGTCTGAACGCGTCCCCAACTCCCACCCTAGGCCTCCTGTGTACGGATATGGCACG CCTGAACGCAGAGAAAGAAAGGAGAGGATGAGTTATGAACCAGAGACTAACGCTCCTTCAAGCCCCTTTCCTCCTTCTGGAAACCGCACG CCTGAACGTCGTAGAGATTCAAGCGAGTATAGCCGAGAACAACGAGATCGAATGTATGAGGCAGATACCCGAAGCAATGCAAGCCCATTTCACCCTTTCAAAAGCCCTTCTCCATCTCCATACCACACG CCTGATCGCCGCAGAGAGCACGACACAGACCACTACGAGGCAATGTACGAGCCTGAGGCCAATACCATGTTTCAGAACAGAGCTCCTGGGAGCCCATTTCATAAAGCAGGAAACCGCTCTCCATCTCCATATAGAACT CCGGATCGTCAGCAATTTGAAGACCTGTACGAGCAAGACGGCGATGTAACACCAAGAAACAGCTCTCCACCGAGCCCCTTTCATCCAGCAGCTAATAGATCACCACCACCACAATCATACAGAACA CCTGATCGCCATAGAAACCACCCTGATGATGAGCAAGACGGCCAAGTAACACCACGAAACAGCTCTCCACCAAGTCCCTTCCATCCATCTGCAACTCGTTCGCCACCACCGCAACCATACAGAACG CCTGACCGTCGCAGCAATGAGCAGACGGAAGCAATGTATGAGCCAGATGGGTACGTAATGCGGCAGGAGAGCCCTCCTCGGAGTCCAGTTCATGGAGCATACTACTCATCCAGTGATGACGATAACCACTCCACCTACCTCTTCCCAGAAATTGGCACCCCTGCTCGTTCCTTCCCAGTCTCCGCCAACAGCACC CCGGTTCACCACAACTACCAGATCATTGCGGCCGAGACCTACGAGCAAGAGAAGCAGTACGAGCCGCCGGAGCTGGCGGACGAGTCACAGAGCTTCTCGCTGCAGGAGATCGCCAAGATGCGAGGACTCAAGGAAGAGAGCCAATCGATGATCTCCGAGTCCTACGTATCCGTCGCGAACTACAGAGTCAAATCGAGCGTCGCGGAGACGCTCCAGGCGATCATCGACAAGCACGGAGACATCGCCGCCTCCTCGAAGCTCCGGTCCAACGTGACGAGGTCGTACTACCTGGAATCCCTAGCCGCGGTGGTGATGGAGCTGAGGACGACGGGGCTGAGGGATCTGACGAAGACGAGAGTGGCGGAGATGGCGGCGGTGGTGAAGGACATGGAGTCGGTGAAGATCGACGCGTCGTGGCTGAGGAAGGCGGTGGATGAGCTGGGGGAGGCGGTGGAGTGCGCGGGGGAGTACGAGGCGGCGAAGGCGGAGAGGGAGGCGTGCGAGAGGGATCTGAAGGCGAGGAAGGGGGAGATGGAGGAGATGAGGGAGGAGCTGGGGAAGAGGGAGAAGGAGATCAGGGAGTGCAGAGAGAGAGTGACGGCGGTGGCGGGAAAGCTTGGGCAGTTAGAGATGAAGGGATCGAGATTGGAGAAGAATCTGGAGGTGTTTCACTCTAAGGTCGATAAGTTCCAAGGAGAAGCTGTCCTTCTCCACGTTTGA